One Stenotrophomonas oahuensis genomic region harbors:
- a CDS encoding type II toxin-antitoxin system HicB family antitoxin, translating to MRYPIMIEAGDHNTAWSVVVPDLPGCYSAGDTLDDAIMAAEEAAAAWIDAALDAGQTIPAPSQDHEILKKDVYNGWRIDHVFVHVERMLPGINR from the coding sequence ATGCGTTATCCCATCATGATTGAAGCAGGCGATCACAACACCGCCTGGAGCGTGGTTGTTCCGGACCTACCCGGCTGCTATTCCGCTGGCGACACATTGGACGACGCAATAATGGCCGCGGAGGAAGCTGCCGCCGCATGGATTGACGCGGCATTGGACGCTGGCCAGACCATTCCCGCCCCCTCTCAGGATCATGAGATTCTTAAGAAAGACGTATACAACGGTTGGCGGATCGATCATGTCTTCGTGCATGTAGAACGAATGCTTCCGGGTATAAACAGGTGA
- a CDS encoding M2 family metallopeptidase, which produces MNHRPLLLALAVGAAALTLAACQKEPSPAATPAAGTAKPTETADQFIARVNAEYKAMYPEMTSAQWLSSTYINDDSERVAAKANERWLTVLNGWIAQAGQYDGQPMSEDTKRQLHLLKLMTAMPAPRDPAKLGELTRIASRMEGAYGAGKYCTDEANPATCRQLGDLEQVLARSRDYDAQLDAWQGWHGTTKPMRADYQRFVGLVNEGAKEMGFADAGQMWRSGYDMPADQIGPETDRLWEQVKPMYEQLHCYARTKLDTTYGKDKAETQGGLIAAHLLGNMWQQDWSNLWDQLEPYPGAGSLDITAALEKQYQGNLSGAIAKAGGSNASMEALYKAQRDAELRTAKQMTERAQDFYVSLGMPALPKSYWEKTQFIKPLDRDVVCHASAWDMNMEGDVRTKMCIKPNEENFTTIYHELGHIYYDLAYNPLPPLFQGGANDGFHEAIGDTIVLAMTPQYLNSIGLVDKPQESREATINAQMRMALSGVSFLPFGLMIDRWRWGVFDGSITPENYNKAWWDLKAKYQGVAPASARGEEFFDPGAKYHVPGNTPYTRYFLARILQFQFYKGLCDAAGYKGPLHQCSFYGNKEAGQKFWAMLSKGASQPWQATLKEITGGEKLDAGPMIEYFTPVNEWLKQQNQGQMCGWQAPGAVASAAPAAAAPAKQ; this is translated from the coding sequence GTGAACCACCGCCCGCTTTTGCTGGCCCTGGCTGTTGGTGCTGCCGCACTGACGCTGGCGGCCTGCCAGAAGGAACCGTCCCCCGCCGCCACCCCGGCGGCCGGCACCGCCAAGCCCACCGAGACCGCGGACCAGTTCATTGCCCGCGTCAATGCCGAGTACAAGGCCATGTACCCGGAAATGACCTCGGCGCAGTGGCTGTCGTCGACCTACATCAATGACGATTCCGAACGCGTGGCGGCCAAGGCCAACGAGCGCTGGCTGACCGTGCTGAACGGCTGGATCGCCCAGGCCGGCCAGTACGACGGCCAGCCGATGAGCGAAGACACCAAGCGCCAGCTGCACCTGCTGAAGCTGATGACCGCCATGCCGGCCCCGCGCGACCCGGCCAAGCTGGGCGAGCTGACCCGCATCGCCAGCCGCATGGAAGGTGCCTACGGTGCCGGCAAGTACTGCACCGACGAGGCCAACCCGGCCACCTGCCGCCAGCTCGGCGACCTGGAACAGGTGCTGGCGCGCAGCCGCGACTACGACGCGCAGCTGGATGCCTGGCAGGGCTGGCATGGCACCACCAAGCCGATGCGCGCCGATTACCAGCGCTTCGTTGGCCTGGTGAATGAAGGCGCGAAGGAAATGGGCTTCGCGGACGCCGGTCAGATGTGGCGCAGCGGCTACGACATGCCGGCCGACCAGATCGGCCCGGAAACCGACCGCCTGTGGGAACAGGTCAAGCCGATGTACGAGCAGCTGCACTGCTATGCGCGTACCAAGCTGGACACCACCTACGGCAAAGACAAGGCCGAAACCCAAGGCGGCCTGATCGCCGCGCATCTGCTGGGCAACATGTGGCAGCAGGACTGGTCGAATCTGTGGGACCAGCTGGAACCCTACCCCGGTGCTGGCAGCCTGGACATCACCGCCGCCCTGGAAAAGCAGTACCAGGGCAACCTGAGCGGGGCCATCGCCAAGGCCGGCGGCAGCAATGCCAGCATGGAAGCGCTGTACAAGGCGCAGCGTGATGCCGAACTGCGCACCGCCAAGCAGATGACCGAGCGCGCGCAGGACTTCTACGTGTCGCTGGGCATGCCGGCGCTGCCGAAGTCGTACTGGGAGAAGACCCAGTTCATCAAGCCGCTGGACCGTGATGTGGTCTGCCATGCCAGCGCGTGGGACATGAACATGGAAGGCGACGTGCGCACCAAGATGTGCATCAAGCCGAACGAGGAAAACTTCACCACCATCTACCACGAGCTGGGCCACATCTATTACGACCTGGCCTACAACCCGCTGCCGCCGCTGTTCCAGGGCGGTGCCAACGACGGCTTCCACGAGGCCATCGGCGACACCATCGTGCTGGCGATGACCCCGCAGTACCTGAATTCCATCGGCCTGGTCGACAAGCCGCAGGAAAGCCGCGAGGCCACCATCAACGCGCAGATGCGCATGGCGCTAAGCGGCGTGTCGTTCCTGCCGTTCGGGCTGATGATCGATCGCTGGCGCTGGGGCGTGTTCGACGGCTCGATCACGCCGGAGAACTACAACAAGGCGTGGTGGGACCTGAAGGCCAAGTACCAGGGCGTGGCTCCGGCCAGCGCGCGCGGCGAGGAGTTCTTCGACCCGGGTGCCAAGTACCACGTGCCGGGCAACACCCCGTACACCCGCTACTTCCTGGCGCGCATCCTGCAGTTCCAGTTCTACAAGGGCCTGTGTGACGCGGCCGGCTACAAGGGCCCGCTGCACCAGTGCAGCTTCTACGGCAACAAGGAAGCCGGGCAGAAGTTCTGGGCCATGCTGAGCAAGGGTGCCAGCCAGCCGTGGCAGGCCACACTGAAGGAGATCACTGGCGGCGAGAAGCTGGATGCCGGCCCGATGATCGAGTACTTCACTCCGGTCAACGAGTGGCTGAAGCAGCAGAACCAGGGCCAGATGTGTGGCTGGCAGGCTCCGGGCGCGGTGGCTTCCGCAGCGCCGGCAGCAGCGGCACCCGCCAAGCAGTAA
- a CDS encoding phytanoyl-CoA dioxygenase family protein yields MSQGSPRRPNTKIRTLSFCCIPGSHRANFPVPDACRRLEDNELLRHVHLNAGDALVFSEALVHGTYAVPGSSQRRAVFARYMNNHSYFRRPPEHEALTALPATPNHTGTASRPFNASLLTERQRRLVAEPAYARGHAPVGGVS; encoded by the coding sequence CTGTCACAGGGCAGCCCACGTCGCCCGAACACAAAAATACGGACACTCTCCTTCTGTTGCATCCCTGGCTCTCACCGCGCCAATTTCCCTGTTCCCGACGCGTGTAGACGTCTAGAAGACAACGAACTGCTACGGCACGTTCACCTGAATGCCGGGGATGCACTGGTCTTCTCGGAGGCATTGGTTCATGGCACCTACGCGGTTCCAGGATCAAGCCAGCGTCGTGCGGTGTTCGCGAGGTACATGAACAATCATTCTTACTTCCGCAGGCCGCCGGAACACGAGGCTCTGACCGCTTTGCCTGCCACGCCAAACCACACAGGAACAGCTTCGCGTCCATTCAATGCATCTCTTCTTACAGAGAGGCAGCGCCGGCTGGTGGCGGAGCCTGCCTATGCACGCGGGCACGCCCCGGTTGGAGGTGTGTCTTGA
- a CDS encoding multidrug effflux MFS transporter, protein MTPASPSTRRLALLLAGLAMFGPFSIDTIFPAFLLLGERLQVDQVAVQQTVSVYLLFYGLMSLAHGPLSDAFGRRRVILGGLVVFIAASIGCALSRDLTTLLVFRALQGVSAGVGVIVGRAVIRDLYHGADAQRLMSQVSMIFGVAPAIAPIIGGWILLGGGDWPLIFWFLVSFAALLLLATGKWLPETLPVEERTPLSTGALLRSYVRMGSNPRLLRLAAAGAFNFSGIFLYIASAPVLVMQHLKLGEGGFAWLFIPTIGGMTLGSFLSGRMAGRMTAQRQVSIGFALCGVSALVNLVYVLSVTQIAVPWAVLPIFLGGVGMALIFPILALAVLDMYPHQRGLASSMQMFLQLMINTVVAGMVSPLLSSQPLHLALGYGGFFAIGASFWYWERHCERRRALLAEPA, encoded by the coding sequence ATGACACCCGCCTCACCCTCCACGCGTCGCTTGGCCCTGCTGCTGGCCGGCCTGGCCATGTTCGGTCCGTTCTCGATCGACACCATCTTTCCGGCCTTCCTGCTGCTGGGTGAGCGCCTGCAGGTGGACCAGGTGGCGGTGCAGCAGACGGTCAGCGTGTACCTGCTGTTCTACGGGCTGATGAGCCTGGCGCACGGTCCGCTGTCGGATGCCTTCGGGCGGCGGAGGGTGATCCTGGGCGGGCTGGTGGTGTTCATTGCCGCCTCCATCGGCTGCGCGCTGTCGCGCGACCTGACCACGCTGCTGGTGTTCCGCGCCCTGCAGGGCGTGTCGGCTGGCGTCGGCGTCATCGTCGGCCGCGCGGTCATCCGCGATCTGTACCACGGTGCGGACGCTCAGCGGCTGATGAGCCAGGTGTCGATGATTTTCGGCGTGGCCCCCGCCATTGCGCCGATCATCGGCGGCTGGATTCTGCTCGGGGGCGGCGACTGGCCGTTGATCTTCTGGTTCCTGGTCAGCTTTGCGGCGCTGCTGCTGCTGGCCACCGGCAAGTGGCTGCCGGAAACCCTGCCCGTGGAAGAGCGCACGCCGCTGTCCACCGGCGCGCTGCTGCGCAGTTATGTGCGGATGGGCTCGAACCCGCGCTTGCTGCGGCTGGCCGCGGCCGGTGCGTTCAACTTCTCCGGCATCTTCCTGTACATCGCCTCGGCCCCGGTGCTGGTGATGCAGCACCTGAAGCTGGGCGAGGGCGGCTTTGCCTGGCTGTTCATCCCGACCATTGGCGGCATGACCCTGGGCTCGTTCCTGTCCGGTCGCATGGCCGGGCGCATGACCGCGCAGCGTCAGGTCAGCATCGGCTTCGCGCTGTGTGGCGTGTCGGCACTCGTGAACCTGGTTTATGTGCTGTCGGTGACGCAGATCGCGGTGCCCTGGGCCGTGCTGCCGATCTTCCTCGGCGGCGTGGGCATGGCGCTGATCTTCCCGATCCTGGCCCTGGCGGTACTGGACATGTACCCGCACCAGCGCGGGCTGGCCTCGTCGATGCAGATGTTCCTGCAGTTGATGATCAACACGGTGGTGGCCGGCATGGTCTCGCCGCTGCTGAGCAGCCAGCCGCTGCATCTGGCGCTGGGCTATGGCGGCTTCTTCGCCATCGGGGCCAGCTTCTGGTACTGGGAGCGCCACTGCGAACGCCGTCGCGCACTGCTGGCCGAGCCGGCCTGA
- a CDS encoding phosphatase PAP2 family protein, whose product MRPVPAATLVANSFPRAVPTTFLTRHLLLPWIAALLVSWALMTAGGDQWLADQLYRLEGHRWVLQNAWVTTHLIHKGGKWLSAFATLLALLACFHAWRHARWRAWRWPLLYVVLAVGLGTGVVSLLKSLTHMDCPWDLTRYGGLREYVGLFATRPADMPRGRCFPAGHASAGYAWVSLYFFALLVRPAWRWRGLAVGLLAGAVFGFAQQLRGAHFLSHDLWTLVTCWTVALGLYLVALAVSRPAH is encoded by the coding sequence ATGCGCCCTGTTCCTGCCGCGACGCTTGTCGCGAACTCGTTTCCCCGCGCGGTTCCCACTACGTTCCTGACCCGACACCTGCTGTTGCCCTGGATCGCGGCGCTGCTCGTGAGCTGGGCGCTGATGACCGCCGGTGGCGACCAGTGGCTGGCTGACCAGCTCTACCGCCTGGAAGGCCACCGTTGGGTGTTGCAGAACGCGTGGGTCACGACCCACCTGATCCACAAGGGCGGCAAGTGGCTCAGCGCCTTTGCCACGCTGCTGGCATTGCTGGCCTGCTTCCACGCGTGGCGACATGCGCGCTGGCGCGCCTGGCGTTGGCCGCTGCTGTACGTGGTGCTTGCAGTCGGGCTGGGCACCGGCGTGGTGTCGCTGCTGAAATCGCTCACCCACATGGACTGCCCCTGGGACCTGACCCGCTATGGGGGTCTGCGCGAGTACGTGGGCCTGTTCGCCACACGACCGGCCGACATGCCACGTGGGAGGTGCTTCCCGGCCGGGCATGCCAGTGCCGGCTACGCCTGGGTCAGCCTGTACTTCTTCGCGCTGCTGGTGCGCCCGGCTTGGCGCTGGCGCGGGCTGGCGGTGGGGCTGCTGGCCGGGGCGGTGTTCGGGTTCGCCCAACAGCTGCGTGGTGCACATTTCCTCTCGCACGACCTGTGGACGCTGGTCACCTGCTGGACGGTGGCACTGGGGCTGTATCTTGTGGCCCTTGCGGTGTCGCGACCGGCCCACTAG
- a CDS encoding IS256 family transposase, which yields MPPKKKTAKAAARQLPTLPAELVEQLANGATTAGEILDITTALKKALIERALKGELGHHLGYPPGSERPESTGNQRNGTSSKTVLTEDGPLRLDVPRDRDGSFQPILIPKHERRFTGFDDKIVAMYARGMSVRDIRAFLSEQYGTDVSADFISSVTDEVLEEISAWQTRPLELMYPVVFFDALRVKVRDEGVVRNKAIYLALGVLPDGSARRPGHLDREHRRGQVLDEGLQRPQDARRGGRTDSGDRWP from the coding sequence ATGCCACCCAAGAAAAAGACCGCCAAGGCCGCTGCCCGTCAGCTGCCTACCCTGCCTGCCGAGCTCGTTGAGCAGCTTGCCAACGGAGCGACGACCGCGGGCGAGATCCTGGACATCACCACAGCCCTGAAAAAGGCCTTGATTGAGCGGGCACTGAAGGGCGAGCTGGGCCATCACCTGGGGTACCCACCCGGAAGCGAGCGACCGGAATCGACCGGCAATCAGCGAAACGGAACGTCCAGCAAGACCGTTCTGACTGAGGATGGCCCCCTGCGACTGGACGTTCCCCGGGACCGGGATGGCAGCTTTCAGCCCATCCTGATTCCCAAGCACGAGCGGCGTTTCACTGGTTTTGACGACAAGATCGTCGCGATGTACGCGCGCGGAATGAGCGTCCGCGACATCCGCGCGTTTCTGTCTGAACAGTATGGAACAGACGTGTCGGCGGACTTCATCAGCTCGGTGACCGACGAGGTTCTGGAAGAGATTTCGGCGTGGCAGACGCGTCCGCTGGAGCTGATGTATCCGGTGGTGTTCTTTGATGCCCTGCGCGTCAAGGTGCGTGACGAGGGCGTAGTGCGCAACAAAGCGATCTATCTGGCATTAGGCGTTCTACCTGATGGAAGTGCGCGACGTCCTGGGCATCTGGATCGAGAACACAGAAGGGGCCAAGTTCTGGATGAAGGTCTTCAACGACCTCAAGACGCGCGGCGTGGAGGACGTACTGATAGCGGTGACCGATGGCCTTAA
- a CDS encoding NUDIX domain-containing protein produces MKAVIRDATGRVLFLRNPRGELELPGGRPESGESMEEALAREVLEECGLIITDTAYIGSRSCTIVPNKDVLLTFFNCRCDGDAINVSDEHTESQWVSTSASRPNDVPEYYWAVAREVGLGRPGSGNSQGDGRQSEYPLSTGERDRKRLLITAEVYDAGTREFLLPYLPCKAGRALEVGSGHGGISRWIAQMCPDATVVGMDSSAAQVELATHEAELLGVQNVRYMVEDLRKIEEWGGLYEGFDLITCRFTLLHLKDRERIVSGLLNRLSASGILVVEEPSLGSLFSVPENPAFSRANSAIMQYGRMMGLDYDCISEVWRVAASGGCTVRNVRFAQPTVWSRAHKELVLLSFMDFKARLVDASILDLIEANAIEEDLQREYMEEDVISGGLRTIQIALSKNGGGVP; encoded by the coding sequence GTGAAAGCGGTGATCAGGGACGCGACGGGTAGAGTGCTGTTTCTGAGGAACCCGCGTGGTGAACTTGAGCTGCCGGGCGGTCGACCTGAAAGCGGAGAGAGCATGGAGGAGGCACTTGCCCGCGAAGTTCTCGAAGAGTGCGGGCTTATCATCACCGATACGGCCTATATTGGAAGCCGGTCGTGCACCATCGTACCGAACAAGGATGTTTTGTTGACGTTCTTCAATTGTAGGTGTGACGGCGACGCGATCAACGTAAGTGACGAGCATACCGAGTCTCAGTGGGTAAGCACGTCCGCATCTCGACCAAATGACGTTCCGGAGTACTACTGGGCTGTAGCACGGGAAGTTGGGCTCGGGCGGCCGGGTTCTGGCAATAGTCAGGGCGACGGGCGGCAATCCGAGTACCCGTTGTCGACCGGTGAGCGCGATAGGAAGCGGCTGCTCATAACCGCCGAGGTCTACGATGCTGGGACCAGAGAATTTCTATTGCCTTACTTGCCGTGCAAGGCGGGTAGGGCTCTGGAGGTTGGATCCGGGCATGGTGGGATTTCGCGCTGGATAGCGCAGATGTGCCCGGACGCTACAGTGGTCGGTATGGACTCTAGCGCGGCGCAAGTAGAATTGGCGACGCATGAGGCTGAACTGCTTGGAGTTCAGAACGTTCGCTATATGGTGGAGGATCTTCGGAAGATCGAGGAGTGGGGCGGTCTTTATGAGGGTTTCGACCTGATCACCTGTCGCTTTACTCTGCTTCATCTGAAGGATCGCGAACGAATCGTCAGTGGATTGCTGAATCGTCTAAGCGCCTCGGGGATTCTAGTCGTTGAAGAGCCGTCACTGGGAAGCTTGTTCTCAGTTCCTGAGAATCCGGCCTTTAGTCGCGCCAATTCGGCAATCATGCAGTACGGTCGAATGATGGGCCTCGACTATGACTGTATCAGCGAGGTTTGGCGCGTAGCTGCGTCCGGCGGTTGCACTGTCAGGAATGTCCGGTTCGCGCAGCCGACTGTCTGGTCCCGCGCCCACAAGGAACTGGTGCTGCTGTCGTTCATGGATTTCAAGGCACGTCTGGTGGACGCATCCATTCTCGATCTGATCGAAGCGAATGCCATTGAAGAGGATCTTCAGCGAGAGTATATGGAGGAAGATGTCATTTCAGGTGGACTTCGCACCATTCAGATTGCGCTATCAAAGAATGGTGGAGGAGTGCCATGA
- a CDS encoding transposase: MKVFNDLKTRGVEDVLIAVTDGLKGMPEALAAVPSDHSPDLHRASHTQQLGLRRLEGSKGSRSRAEAHLQAINAESAEQALEALEASPLGKRYPSAPQAWRRSWDRVIPFFAFPPEIRRVIYTTNAIESVNAQLRKVIKTRGHFPTDEAAIKLIWLGLRNITANWGGTSHGWKNAMNQFAVLYGDRFIRSPY, encoded by the coding sequence ATGAAGGTCTTCAACGACCTCAAGACGCGCGGCGTGGAGGACGTACTGATAGCGGTGACCGATGGCCTTAAAGGCATGCCCGAGGCGCTGGCGGCGGTCCCCAGCGACCACTCTCCAGACCTGCATCGTGCATCTCATACGCAACAGCTTGGACTACGCCGGCTGGAAGGATCGAAGGGCTCTCGCAGCCGAGCTGAAGCCCATCTCCAGGCCATCAATGCAGAGTCCGCCGAACAGGCCCTGGAAGCGCTGGAGGCCTCGCCGCTGGGCAAACGCTACCCCTCGGCGCCCCAGGCATGGCGACGGTCATGGGACCGCGTCATACCCTTCTTCGCGTTTCCACCTGAGATCCGTCGTGTCATCTACACCACCAACGCCATCGAGAGCGTTAATGCGCAGCTGCGGAAGGTCATCAAAACCCGAGGGCATTTTCCAACTGACGAGGCGGCGATCAAGCTGATCTGGCTGGGGCTGCGCAACATCACGGCCAACTGGGGAGGCACCAGCCACGGCTGGAAGAACGCGATGAACCAATTTGCCGTACTTTACGGGGACCGATTTATCCGGAGCCCGTACTAA
- a CDS encoding glycoside hydrolase family 19 protein yields MHTPALLSTALLVALASAAPAHAASSQQSRSATTAASDTWSPTQTYTAGCVVIFQGRYFKAKWWADAGQSPAQIDPAQPWLSPWEEVAETKPGCDGGGGTPVDPDPDPDPLEPVLIPLSSLHADEARLTDFPLMQQTLASIRTLPNAEVEAVQPLRPANPENVRRVEALVRNEQFEFLFPLRAPEYTYRGFLQAFAKFPAICATYTDGRDSNAICRKTLATMVAHFAQETGGHDAHSAIPEWRQALVHVREMGWSEDRADGYAGECNPSTWQGQTWPCGTFADGPNAGRYKSYFGRGAKQLSYNYNYGPFSDAMFGTVRTLLDRPDLVADTWLNLASAAFFYMYPQPPKPSMMHVIDGTWQPNAHDVGNGLVPGFGVTTQIINGGVECGGSAEHLQSQNRITYYKAAAQYFNVPVPGNEVLGCKGMKQFDEGGAGALPIYWEENYDWVPGNVGGRSYQCKLVTYQTPYSALKPADYVKCVIDKFPNVEVIE; encoded by the coding sequence ATGCACACCCCTGCTTTGCTGAGCACTGCCCTGCTGGTGGCTCTCGCCAGTGCCGCGCCGGCGCACGCCGCTTCTTCCCAGCAGTCGCGCAGCGCAACCACCGCTGCCAGCGACACCTGGAGCCCTACCCAGACCTACACCGCCGGTTGCGTGGTGATCTTCCAGGGCCGTTACTTCAAGGCCAAGTGGTGGGCGGATGCCGGTCAGTCGCCGGCACAGATCGACCCCGCGCAGCCGTGGTTGTCTCCCTGGGAAGAAGTGGCCGAAACCAAGCCCGGCTGTGATGGCGGTGGTGGTACCCCGGTGGACCCCGATCCAGACCCGGACCCGCTGGAACCGGTGCTGATTCCGCTCAGCAGCCTGCATGCCGATGAGGCCCGGCTGACCGACTTCCCGCTGATGCAGCAGACCCTGGCTTCTATCCGTACCCTGCCCAACGCAGAGGTCGAGGCGGTGCAGCCACTACGTCCGGCCAATCCGGAAAACGTGCGCCGGGTGGAAGCGCTGGTCAGAAACGAACAGTTCGAGTTCCTGTTCCCGCTGCGCGCGCCGGAATACACCTATCGCGGCTTCCTGCAGGCCTTCGCAAAGTTCCCGGCCATCTGCGCCACCTATACCGACGGTCGCGATTCCAACGCGATCTGCCGCAAGACCCTGGCCACGATGGTGGCGCATTTCGCACAGGAAACCGGCGGCCACGATGCGCACAGCGCCATCCCCGAGTGGCGGCAGGCGCTGGTGCACGTGCGCGAAATGGGCTGGAGCGAGGACCGCGCCGATGGCTATGCTGGCGAATGCAATCCCAGTACGTGGCAGGGCCAGACCTGGCCGTGCGGCACCTTTGCCGACGGCCCGAATGCCGGCCGCTACAAGAGCTACTTCGGGCGCGGGGCCAAGCAGCTTTCGTACAACTACAACTACGGGCCGTTCTCCGACGCCATGTTCGGCACTGTGCGCACCCTGCTCGACCGCCCGGATCTGGTCGCCGACACCTGGTTGAATCTGGCGAGCGCGGCGTTCTTCTACATGTACCCGCAGCCGCCGAAGCCATCGATGATGCATGTGATTGATGGCACGTGGCAGCCGAACGCGCATGATGTGGGCAACGGTCTGGTGCCCGGGTTCGGGGTGACCACGCAGATCATCAACGGTGGCGTGGAATGCGGCGGCAGCGCCGAACACCTGCAGTCGCAGAACCGCATTACCTACTACAAGGCGGCCGCGCAGTACTTCAATGTGCCGGTGCCCGGCAACGAGGTGCTGGGCTGCAAGGGCATGAAGCAGTTTGATGAAGGTGGTGCTGGCGCGCTGCCCATCTACTGGGAAGAGAACTACGACTGGGTGCCGGGGAACGTGGGCGGCCGCAGCTACCAGTGCAAGCTGGTGACGTACCAGACGCCCTATTCGGCGTTGAAGCCGGCCGATTACGTGAAGTGCGTGATCGACAAGTTCCCGAATGTCGAAGTGATTGAATAA